The nucleotide sequence TTCATTGGGAATTTTATCTTTAAATGGTATCATTGCCTTGTCCGGGGTCGTGGTCAACGACAGCCTGCTGCTGGTTTCAACATATAACAGCTTAAAGGACGAGGAAGCGGACCTGGTGCAGGCCATCAGCCGGGCGGGCAAAAGCCGGCTGCGCGCCGTGCTGCTCACCTCACTGACCACTTTTGCCGGTCTGGTGCCGCTTCTGAGCGAGACGTCCATGCAGGCCCGGTTTTTGATTCCCGCTGCCGTTTCCCTGGCGTACGGCATCATCTTTGCCACTGTTATCACGCTGATTTTAATTCCGGTGCTCCTGATGATCCGGCATGATGCGGGAGAACGGCTTTCGCGTATCCCACGGCAAATCAAACTCTTACAGAAGAAGGCGCAGCCATGCTAAACGTGCTTCTGATTGAGGACGATTTCGATTTTGCGGAAACCGTGGGAGATTATCTGGAGCTGGAATCCATTGTCTGTGATTACGCCAGCAACGGCGTGGCTGGATTGCAACTGGTCGGGGAAAACGCTTATGACGTGATTCTTCTTGATTTGAACCTTCCGCGCCTGGACGGCCTGAGCCTGTGTGAACGGCTGCGTGCGGCAGGCAATGATACGCCGATTTTGATGCTTACCGCACGGGACCGGCTGGACGACAAGCTGGCGGGGTTTGAGGCGGGAACCGACGACTATCTGGTGAAACCTTTTGAATTAAAAGAACTGGTCGTGAGAATCCATGCCCTGGCCAAAAGGCGTAGCGGGCAAATCCGGGTGTTGCGATGCGGGGATCTGGAAATGAACCTGAAGGAGGGGAGCGTGGTGCGGGCCGGGCGGGGGATCCGGCTATCACCTACGGGCTGGAAAATCCTTGAGACGCTTCTTCGTGCATCTCCGGCTGTGGTTTCCAGACAGAAACTGATGGATGCGGTTTGGGGCGAGACGCCGCCGGACAGCAACAGCCTTAAAGTCCATCTCTTTAATTTGCGAAAAGCCGTGGACGGCCCTTTTGCAATGCCTTTGCTTCATACCGTCCCCGGAAAAGGATTTGCTGTCAAAGCGGAAGATGGGTCATGAAAAGAAAGATTCGTCTGAAATGGTTTGTGGCCCTGTCCTTTCTGGCCCTGGCGCTTGTTCTGGTTGCCGGGTATTCGTTTTTGAGTGCCCGGTCTTTTGTCCGCGGCATGGACAGTGTCTTTGCCGGCAACATGGATCAGGTTGTGGAAAGCTATGTCGAGACTGTCCCGGCAGGCAAGCGGCGGCCGCTGAACTTGTTCAGCGGCTATCATATCGCGGGGCGCTGGCAGCAGATGCCCGATGAGATCCGCAAGGTCCTGACACCGCCGGTTCAAAGCGCTGTGCTGCGAAAATACCATGACGCCGGATGGTTTTCTCCGCCTGAAAAGGTTTATTTTGTAATGCGGGTGACATGCGGCGGCGACAGCTATTTTATCAGCCGAACGGTTACCCGTGCCTCCGCCTCGCCGCTGGTGGGACGAAACGCGGCGCAGAACATGCATTTGCTGCTCCTTTTAAGCCTTTTCAGCGTGTTAACCTTGGTCGGGATCACCTGGCTGGTGATCCGTCAGGTGGAACGGCCGGTCAGGGCGCTTGGCCAATGGGCGCACGGGCTCAATGAAAGCAGCCTGGACGCGGTCCCGCCTGATTTTTCCTATCCGGAACTGAATGAACTGGCGGAGCTGATCCGCACCAGCCTTGGGTCGGTCAAGAAAAGCCTTGAGCGTGAATATCTTTTTCTGCGCCACAGCAGCCACGAGCTAAGAACGCCGATCAGCGTGATTCGGAACAATGTGGAGCTGTTGCATAAACTCCAGGAGCATCCTGGAGGAAACCGGGAATCCCGGCAGAAGCGGATTGTCGGGCGGATCGACCGCGCCAGCCTGACAATGAAGCATCTCACGGAGACGCTTCTCTGGCTGAGCCGGGAGAGTGAAGGCGAACTTCCGGCAGAAACGCTGGATCTGGAGCAGCTTATCTGCGATCTGATTGAGGAGTCGCGCTATCTTTTAAAAGACAAGGACGTGGATTTGATTGTCGGGACAGACGCCTGTCCGGTTTCAATCCCCGGCATCGCCGCCCGTATTGTTCTGGGAAATCTCATCCGCAATGCGTTTCAGCATACCCATTGCGGCACTGTCCGTATTACCCAGAAAGGCCGATGCGTTGAGATCAAAAACCATACAGCCGGAGAAAACGCGTCAGCTCCGGACCTTGGATTCGGCCTTGGCCTCCGGCTGACCGAACAATTGACAGAAAAATTGGGCTGGCCGTATAAACGCCGTTCAGAAGCGGACTGCCATCTTGTCGAAGTCTGTCTTGGCTGATCCGGGCGTACCGGTTTGCGGCCATGTGCCGGCAATCCCATGGCCGCCCTTTTACTCCGGAAATTGCCACGGTTCGTCTTCCCGGCCCAGGGCTTGCAGGGCTTCTTCGGCAGTTGTGTAGATATGGGGGGTAATGTCGAAGCGCAGCAGGGCATCGCCCAGCCGGGCCCGCAGGAAGGTGCTGGTGGTATAGCGGGTCACTCCGGAATACAGATCCTCTGAAAGGCGCTTGATCATCTGCGTGTATTCCGGTATCAGCTCCGGATAGATCTGGAAATTGTCATAGTTGACCACGGTATAAACCTTGTGGCCCAGCGGTTCCAGAATCCGGCGGACTTTTTGTTCCACCCGGCCGATATCGTCACGGCTTTTGATGGCATAGCCCTCAAAGTTGACGAAAAACAGGTTGCGCTCCCGGTCATAGAAAAGCCGCTTGTCAATTGACAAAAACAGCAGGTCTTTTTTCAGATCCATGGCCTGGTCTGAAAATATCCGGAGATCCATGATTTCGGGTTTGTGGTCCATGATGGGTTCAAAATCCATGTGCGCCAGAATATCTTTTTCCAGATCCACGCCCGGGGCGATTTCCACCAGTTCCATGCCCTTGGCTGTCAGACGGAACACGCATCGCTCGGTGATGTAGAGCACAGGCTGGTTTCTTTCCAGGGCATAGGGCCCGGAAAAGGTGGTATGCTCCACATGGTCCACGAATTTCCTGGCGCTTCCCTCCTGGTTGATGTGGAGTTTACCGTCCCGGATATCCACCTCAAGGCCGCCGGCGGTAAAGGTTCCCACAAATATCACCTTCTTGGCCTTTTGGCTGATGTTGATAAATCCGCCGGCGCCGGCCAGCCGGGGACCGAACTTGCTCACATTGAGATTGCCGTGGCCGTCGGCCTGGGCAAGTCCCAGAAATGCCATGTCCAGGCCCCCGCCGTCGTAGAAGTCAAACTGCTCGGGCTGGGAGATCAGGGCCTCAGTGTTGGTGGCAGCTCCGAAATTGAGGCCGCCGGCCGGAATGCCGCCGATGACCCCGGGTTCGGCGGTAAGGGTCAGGTAGTCGAGGATGCTTTCCTCGTTGGCCACGTTGGCAACGCCTTCGGGCATGCCGATGCCCAGGTTGACCACGGAGTTGGCCTCCAGTTCCATGGCCGCGCGCCGGGCGATGATTTTGCGTCCATCCAGGGCCATGGCGGGCATGGAATGCAGCGGGACCTTGATCTCAGAGGAAAAGGACGGGTTGTAGCGCTCCCCGAAGGTCTGCCAGTGGTTTTCCGGGTCGGCCACCACAACGCAATCGACCATGATGCCGGGGATTTTCACGTTTCTGGCGTTTAAGCTCCCCTTTTCCGCGATGCGCTCCACCTGCACGATGACCAGGCCGTTGCTGTTTTTCGCCGCCGTGGCCATGGCCAGGGCCTCCAAAAACAGGGCTTCTTTTTCCATGCTGATGTTGCCCATGGTGTCGGCGGTCGTGCCCCGCAAAATGGCAACGTTGATGGGAAAGGTCCGGTAGGCCAGGTAGTCGTTTCCGTCAAAGGAAATCAGCTCCACCAGATCCTCGGTGGTCATCTCATTTAGCTTTCCGCCGCCTTTGCGCGGATCTACAAACGTTCCGATGCCCACCGCAGTTATGGTTCGGGGTTTTCCGGCTGCGATATCCCGGTACAGATGCGAGATCACCCCCTGGGGCAGGTTGTAGGCTTCGATTCGGTTTTCAACCGCCATTTTCTGCACCTTGGGAACCAGCCCCCAGTGCCCCCCGATTACCCGCCGGATCAGGCCGTCGTGGCCCAGGTGATTAAGGCCCTTGTCCTTTCCGTCACCCTGACCCGCGGCATACACCAGCGTCAGGTTGCGCGGTGTTCCGGTTTTCAGGAAATGTTCTTCCAGGGCGACCGCGATGTGCTCCGGAAACCCGTTTCCCACGAATCCGCCGGTGGCAATGGTATCATTGTCGCAGATGATGCCCACGGCTTCTTCGCATGTGACGATCTTGCCCTTCTGGGCCGAAAACGGCGTCAGCGTCGAGAGTATCGGATGTTTCGAAGGTTTTTTCGGTCCTTTATATTCACGGCCCATATCTGGTTCTCCGTAATTTTGCGATTGTTGGGCTTTTTGCCTGTTTTAAATCAATCCCGCCGCCCTTGGCATAAACAGCAGGATATCCGGGAACAGGGAAAAAAGAAGCAATGCGGCCAGCATCAGCAGCAGATAAGGCACCACGCCCCTGTAGATGTCGGCAAGGGAAACCTCTGGCGGGGCGATCCCTTTGAGATAGAAAATGGTCAGGGCAAATGGCGGGGTCAGAAAAGAGGTCTGGAGTACGATGATGTTCATCAGGGAAAACCAGACCGGGTCAAAGCCCAGCTTTACCGCCACAGGCGTAAACAGGGGTACAACGATCATGATGATGCCGATCCAGTCCAGAAAGCAGCCCATGAGGATGATGATCAGCCACATGACGATCAGCACTCCCCAGGGGCCGAAAGGCAGGCCCAGGATGGAGCTTTCGATAACCCGTCCGCATCCCAGCCGCACAAAGACCGAGGTAAAAAAAGAGGCGCCGATGACCACCAGATAGACCATGGCAGAGGTTCTGGCCGTCCGGATGGCGGCCTCCACTAACATCGCGGCCGTAAGTTTGCGATAGCCAAGTGCCAGCAGTACCGCGGCAAAAGCGCCGATGGCTGCGGCTTCGGTGGGCGCGGCCAGGCCGAAGAAAATCGTGCCCAGCACCGCAAGAATAAGGGTGAGCACCGGCAGCACCGAGACGCAAAACATTCTGGATTTCTGCCAAAAGGTGTAATGAACACCCCCGTCTGCCGCAGACGGCCCCATTTCCGGATTGATAAAGCACCGTATGCCGATATAGAGAACATAGAGCAGCGCCAGGATCATTCCCGGAACAAACGCCCCGATGAGAAGAGCCCCTACGGAAACATTGGCCACCGGCGCATAGACCAGAATCAGGATGGAAGGCGGGATCAGTATCCCGAGCGCGCCGCCGGCGCATACCGCCCCGGATGCCATGGGCTTGTCATAACGGTACTTCATCATGGCCGGCATGGAAATAATGCCCATGGTGACCACTGTTGCGCCCACAACGCCGGTTGCTGCCGCGAATATGGCGCAGGTCAGCACGGTTGCAATGGCCAGGCCGCCTTTGAGTCGGCCGGTCAAAACGTATATGGCGTCATAGAGTCTGCCGGCCAGGCCCGATTTTTCGATGACAATGCCCATGAAGACGAATAAGGGTATGGCAATGAGCGTATAATTGGAAAGGGTTACATGCATTCGCAGCATGAAGGTGCTGGCGATGTGAGGTCCCACAAAGATGAGTCCGAAGACCGTGGCGACCCCGGCCAGGGAAAACCCGATGGGAAAACCCATCATGATGACAAGAATCAGACTTGTCAGCATCAGTACAGTTATCAGTTCAACACTCATGATTGTCTGTCCCTTCCCAGCATCACCTGAATTTCCTTGAGCAATTGCGAAACACCCTGGAGCAAAAGCAGGGCAACCCCGGCAAATATCCAGGTTTTATAGGGATAGACAGGCGGCATGGCGCCGATGGTCGATCTTTCCTGCAACGCCCAGGAGCGGAGCATGTCGTTGTACATGACCCGTCCGATATTGGTCCATGTCAGAAAGAAAAGTCCCAGAATGAAGATAACGTTTAACAAGGCGCCCACCCGCCTGGGCAGTTTGCTGGAAAGCAGGTCTACGCCCACGTGCTCCCCGCACTGCCAGGTATAGCCCATGGTGAGAATGAGAAAAAAACTGCAGATGAAGTAGGTCAGGTTCAGGCTCCACTGGGTCGGGGACCCGAAAAAGTAGCGGGCGATCACTTCATAGGTCAGCGTGAGAATCAATGCAAAAACCAGAAACGAAACCGCCTTGGATATTTTTTCATTGATCCAATCAATAACCCGAATAATTTTATTGATCACAACCATTGGAAATCCTTATGCTTCAATCATTCCGCCGCGATTGGGAAAAACAGAAGGGCCGGCGGTCCGTGCGTGCCGGCCCTTCTGTCTGCATCATGCTATTTTCGCACCGGCACCATGAATTGCTCGTAATCGGAAAACCGTTCCCAGAATTCATTGACCGACGCCCAGGTGCGGCTGTAGTGGTCGTTGCCACGCTTTTTGACGTCGTTGTCGATCCATTCCCACGCCTGTTCGCGCATCTCCCGCTGCACTTCCGGTTCCACGTAGGTGCGCTTAATGCCGCGTTCCTCGAAGTGATCCAGGGCTTCCATGTCAGCGACGTTGCTCTTGGTCCACATGTGAAGGGTCATGGCCATGGCCGCGTTATCGATGATCTTTTTGTAGAGTTCGGGCAGTTCATTGTAGGCGTCCTTGTTAAAGCCCAGCTCAAAAAAGCAGGTGGGCTGATGCAGGCCCGGGCCCGCGATAAAGTCAGCCACTTCGTGAAATCCCTGCTGCCGGTTTACCGCTGGTGTTGAAAATTCGGTGGCATCGAGAATGCCCCGGTCCAGGGCGGGATAGAGTTCGGTTCCGGGCAGCATGGTCACGGCCACGCCCAGTTCCTTTAAGACTTCGCCCCACCAGCCCGGAGCCCGGTATTTCAGCCCTTTCCAGTCCTCCATTTCCTCAACCGGCTTGTTGGAATGGGCCAGCATTTCCGGACCGGTCACGCCGCCGGGCATCACAACCACATTCTGGCCGGCTTCGTCCATCATTTCCTGGTAGAGCTCCTTGCCGCCGTAGTTGTAAAGCCATGTGGTATGCATCAGCGGTTCCAGGTGAAGAGGGATGGAAGCGAAAAAGGGCGCGGACGGATGCTTGCTCATCCAGTAGCCGGGCCAGGAGTGATAGGCGTCAATGGCCCCGGAGTCCGCGGCATCCAGGACTTCCAGGCCGCCCACTATGGCGCCTGCCGGCTGGACGTCGATGATGAATTTGCCCCCGCTTAAATCATTGACCCGTTTTGCAAAATCTTCTGCCATTTCATGGAGGAGCCAACCCTGGGACCAAGTGGTCTGCAGGGTCCAGCGCACTTCCGGAAGGGCTGCTTCAGCGCTTTGCTCTTCGGCCTCCTGGCCGCCGCACCCGGTAAATCCCACGGCCATTGAAAAAATTGCGGCCATGACCAACGTGATGGTTTTGATTCGAAACATGTCAACCCCCTTGTCTTTGGTTGCCCCGGCTTGAGGGCGGCGTCCTGTCCGGAAGTCGCCGCCGGCGGGGCTGTTTTTGTTTTGCTTTCCCCTGATTTCTGGCCGGGAAAACGAATGTTCGAAACATAAACAGTTTTAGCTTTAAAATACAAAATTAAAGAATTTGAACATGGACCGAAAAGCAACAGGCGTGCCACCTGTTTGAAAAACCCTTGAAAGCAGCATATTCATGACCCGGAAACATTGTTTGTACGGGAAAAAAGAGGCTTTGGAGGATAGTGGTGTCTATCAAAATAGACAAAGATGGCAAGAGCATGGGGCAGGGGTTGCGAAATCAGCTATTCCTGAAAAATAGACATGTCCCTTTTTTTGGACATATAAGCGTGAAGCCGGATTTCAAAGGCCGGTTTCCCCCCCCCCCCTTTTGCAGAAACAAGATCGACGGTGGTTTTAAAACTTTAATCCGGGCCGCTATTGCCGGCGCCAATATTGTACCGGTTTATCTTCTGATACAGGCCGGAGCGATGGATTCCCAGCATTTCCGCGGCTTTTTTCCGGTTGTTGCCGGCTGCGCGAAGCGCGTTTTCAATGGCGGCTTTCTCGGTCTTTGCCAGAATTTCGGAAAGGGTGCCGCCGGTTAACCATTCGGGTGCGTTCTTATCCGGCTGCAGAGCGCCGGAGTTTTGGCCGGTATCCATATCCAGAAGATAAATCGGAAGGTGGTGTTTCCGGACCACCTGTTGCCGGTCCGTGTTAACGGCCACGGCCCTTTCCATGACATTTTTAAGCTCTCGAATGTTGCCGGGCCAGTCATGGGCTTTTAAAATTTCGATAACCCCGGGGTCGATGGTTTCCACTGCGGTTCCGAGATCCTCGTTGACTTCCTGGAGCATCCGTTCGCAAAGCAGCGGAATGTCTTCGCGGATTTCGCGCAAAGGCGGAATTTCGATTTTCAGCACGTTGAGCCGGTAATACAGGTCCTGGCGGAACGCCTCTTTTCTCACCAACTCTTCGAGGTCCCGGTTGGTGGCGGCGATCAGGCGGATGTCCAATCGGATGATGCGTTCACCGCCCAGGCGTTCGACTTCTTTTTCTTGGAGCACCCGCAACAGCTTGGCCTGCATTTCCGACGGCATATCGCCGATTTCATCCAGAAAAAGGGTGCCGCCCTGGGCCATTTCAAATTTTCCTGGTTTGCCCCCTTTTTTCGCATCCGTAAACGCGCCTCCCTCGTAGCCGAACAGCTCGGATTCCAGAAGACCCGCGGGGATCGCCGCGCAGTTGACCCGTATGAACGCACCGTAGCGCCGCAGGCTTAAATCATGTATGGCGTGAGCGAAAAGCTCCTTTCCGGTGCCGCTTTCCCCCCGGATCAGCACGTTGGAGCTGCCGGATGCGGCTGTTTTGGCCAGATTCTTGGCCTGCAGCATTTTTTCGCAGCGGCCGGCGATATTTTTGAAATTATACCGGCTCCCCTTCAGGCGCATGACTTCGCCCTTGTAGTATTTCAGTTCTTTGGTGGCCAAATCCAGCTTTTCCACCATGGACCGGATTTCTTTGACATCCCGGAACAGGACCTTGCCCACGGCGCCGACGACCTCGCCCTTTTTGTAGATGGGAATCCGCATGACCACCATTTCATGGCCCTGTATTTTCTGGGTTTCACCGATTTCAGGCTTGCCGGTTTTCACCACGATATGCATGCGCGTGTTTTCGATCACATCTTCCACGGCCCGTCCCAGGGCATTTTTTTCATCAATTCCCAGGAAGCTTTGGTATGCCTTGTTAAACCGGGTTATAATGCCGTTTTTGTCCACAACCACGATGCCGTCATAGGTGGTTT is from Desulfosalsimonas propionicica and encodes:
- a CDS encoding sigma-54 interaction domain-containing protein; translated protein: MTANRKNCSMEHLYAVLNSTHNGIIAVDNHGIITLFNRGAEKILGFSTQEALDQKVDALFNVPSLLTTLRSGRPDVGRNVVINGKSIYSNRSPVYRDGKQVGAVAIFQDTTDIEKLSQELAAAKNSVEILETILETTYDGIVVVDKNGIITRFNKAYQSFLGIDEKNALGRAVEDVIENTRMHIVVKTGKPEIGETQKIQGHEMVVMRIPIYKKGEVVGAVGKVLFRDVKEIRSMVEKLDLATKELKYYKGEVMRLKGSRYNFKNIAGRCEKMLQAKNLAKTAASGSSNVLIRGESGTGKELFAHAIHDLSLRRYGAFIRVNCAAIPAGLLESELFGYEGGAFTDAKKGGKPGKFEMAQGGTLFLDEIGDMPSEMQAKLLRVLQEKEVERLGGERIIRLDIRLIAATNRDLEELVRKEAFRQDLYYRLNVLKIEIPPLREIREDIPLLCERMLQEVNEDLGTAVETIDPGVIEILKAHDWPGNIRELKNVMERAVAVNTDRQQVVRKHHLPIYLLDMDTGQNSGALQPDKNAPEWLTGGTLSEILAKTEKAAIENALRAAGNNRKKAAEMLGIHRSGLYQKINRYNIGAGNSGPD
- a CDS encoding acyl CoA:acetate/3-ketoacid CoA transferase encodes the protein MGREYKGPKKPSKHPILSTLTPFSAQKGKIVTCEEAVGIICDNDTIATGGFVGNGFPEHIAVALEEHFLKTGTPRNLTLVYAAGQGDGKDKGLNHLGHDGLIRRVIGGHWGLVPKVQKMAVENRIEAYNLPQGVISHLYRDIAAGKPRTITAVGIGTFVDPRKGGGKLNEMTTEDLVELISFDGNDYLAYRTFPINVAILRGTTADTMGNISMEKEALFLEALAMATAAKNSNGLVIVQVERIAEKGSLNARNVKIPGIMVDCVVVADPENHWQTFGERYNPSFSSEIKVPLHSMPAMALDGRKIIARRAAMELEANSVVNLGIGMPEGVANVANEESILDYLTLTAEPGVIGGIPAGGLNFGAATNTEALISQPEQFDFYDGGGLDMAFLGLAQADGHGNLNVSKFGPRLAGAGGFINISQKAKKVIFVGTFTAGGLEVDIRDGKLHINQEGSARKFVDHVEHTTFSGPYALERNQPVLYITERCVFRLTAKGMELVEIAPGVDLEKDILAHMDFEPIMDHKPEIMDLRIFSDQAMDLKKDLLFLSIDKRLFYDRERNLFFVNFEGYAIKSRDDIGRVEQKVRRILEPLGHKVYTVVNYDNFQIYPELIPEYTQMIKRLSEDLYSGVTRYTTSTFLRARLGDALLRFDITPHIYTTAEEALQALGREDEPWQFPE
- a CDS encoding TRAP transporter large permease, whose product is MSVELITVLMLTSLILVIMMGFPIGFSLAGVATVFGLIFVGPHIASTFMLRMHVTLSNYTLIAIPLFVFMGIVIEKSGLAGRLYDAIYVLTGRLKGGLAIATVLTCAIFAAATGVVGATVVTMGIISMPAMMKYRYDKPMASGAVCAGGALGILIPPSILILVYAPVANVSVGALLIGAFVPGMILALLYVLYIGIRCFINPEMGPSAADGGVHYTFWQKSRMFCVSVLPVLTLILAVLGTIFFGLAAPTEAAAIGAFAAVLLALGYRKLTAAMLVEAAIRTARTSAMVYLVVIGASFFTSVFVRLGCGRVIESSILGLPFGPWGVLIVMWLIIILMGCFLDWIGIIMIVVPLFTPVAVKLGFDPVWFSLMNIIVLQTSFLTPPFALTIFYLKGIAPPEVSLADIYRGVVPYLLLMLAALLLFSLFPDILLFMPRAAGLI
- a CDS encoding sensor histidine kinase, with translation MKRKIRLKWFVALSFLALALVLVAGYSFLSARSFVRGMDSVFAGNMDQVVESYVETVPAGKRRPLNLFSGYHIAGRWQQMPDEIRKVLTPPVQSAVLRKYHDAGWFSPPEKVYFVMRVTCGGDSYFISRTVTRASASPLVGRNAAQNMHLLLLLSLFSVLTLVGITWLVIRQVERPVRALGQWAHGLNESSLDAVPPDFSYPELNELAELIRTSLGSVKKSLEREYLFLRHSSHELRTPISVIRNNVELLHKLQEHPGGNRESRQKRIVGRIDRASLTMKHLTETLLWLSRESEGELPAETLDLEQLICDLIEESRYLLKDKDVDLIVGTDACPVSIPGIAARIVLGNLIRNAFQHTHCGTVRITQKGRCVEIKNHTAGENASAPDLGFGLGLRLTEQLTEKLGWPYKRRSEADCHLVEVCLG
- a CDS encoding response regulator transcription factor encodes the protein MLNVLLIEDDFDFAETVGDYLELESIVCDYASNGVAGLQLVGENAYDVILLDLNLPRLDGLSLCERLRAAGNDTPILMLTARDRLDDKLAGFEAGTDDYLVKPFELKELVVRIHALAKRRSGQIRVLRCGDLEMNLKEGSVVRAGRGIRLSPTGWKILETLLRASPAVVSRQKLMDAVWGETPPDSNSLKVHLFNLRKAVDGPFAMPLLHTVPGKGFAVKAEDGS
- a CDS encoding TRAP transporter substrate-binding protein; translated protein: MFRIKTITLVMAAIFSMAVGFTGCGGQEAEEQSAEAALPEVRWTLQTTWSQGWLLHEMAEDFAKRVNDLSGGKFIIDVQPAGAIVGGLEVLDAADSGAIDAYHSWPGYWMSKHPSAPFFASIPLHLEPLMHTTWLYNYGGKELYQEMMDEAGQNVVVMPGGVTGPEMLAHSNKPVEEMEDWKGLKYRAPGWWGEVLKELGVAVTMLPGTELYPALDRGILDATEFSTPAVNRQQGFHEVADFIAGPGLHQPTCFFELGFNKDAYNELPELYKKIIDNAAMAMTLHMWTKSNVADMEALDHFEERGIKRTYVEPEVQREMREQAWEWIDNDVKKRGNDHYSRTWASVNEFWERFSDYEQFMVPVRK
- a CDS encoding TRAP transporter small permease subunit — protein: MVVINKIIRVIDWINEKISKAVSFLVFALILTLTYEVIARYFFGSPTQWSLNLTYFICSFFLILTMGYTWQCGEHVGVDLLSSKLPRRVGALLNVIFILGLFFLTWTNIGRVMYNDMLRSWALQERSTIGAMPPVYPYKTWIFAGVALLLLQGVSQLLKEIQVMLGRDRQS